Proteins from a genomic interval of Diospyros lotus cultivar Yz01 chromosome 6, ASM1463336v1, whole genome shotgun sequence:
- the LOC127804987 gene encoding uncharacterized protein LOC127804987, protein MHCLAMRSNFVETGQETTSKLGFQRSDLLVCPKPRHLASAIPEFLKPLSQLNTDTDEKREVLNLTAEKAVDGRDSPFTIYAGSPPGRTGNPLIHDVRFIRQMEVFSPFTRTKLSDKFGVTSASPF, encoded by the exons ATGCATTGTTTAGCAATGAGGAGCAATTTTGTTGAAACAGGCCAAGAGACGACGTCCAAGCTTGGATTCCAGCGCAGTGATCTGCTCGTTTGTCCAAAGCCTCGCCATCTCGCGTCCGCCATTCCTGAATTTCTCAAGCCTCTCAG CCAACTCAATACCGATACCGACGAAAAAAGGGAGGTTCTCAACCTGACTGCTGAAAAG GCTGTCGATGGACGAGACTCTCCATTCACGATTTACGCGGGATCTCCCCCAGGCAGAACAGGGAATCCTCTGATCCATGATGTGCGGTTCATTCGTCAGATGGAGGTTTTTTCGCCGTTTACGCGGACGAAGCTCTCGGACAAATTCGGCGTCACATCTGCCTCTCCGTTCTGA
- the LOC127804911 gene encoding CSC1-like protein At4g35870, with protein MRDSSPKLFNSINPRQSSPMMSPLPSIIMNFSAPPTPSSDDGDLEAAWYGNIQYLLNISAIGALTCVLVFLFVKLRSDHRRMPGPAAIASKLLAVWHASSREIARHCGADAAQFLLIEGGSCAVLLPIAVLSLSVILPLNLYGGGAPMDDQFSKTTVNHITKGSPLLWVHFLFVVIVVVLAHFGINAIEERLRITRFRDGYGNPSDPGASSTAIFTVMVHGVPKTLGFDKTPLLEYFQHKYPGKVYRVIVPMDLCALDDLATELVKVRDEISKLVARIESRVSTVEFEDSEDGYSSGGLWNGARWLRRRVRVCWDQVLGELGFTDEDKLRKLQELRADLETEMAAYKECRAKGAGVAFVVFKDVYTANKAVQDLRYEKKRQIGKFFSVMELHLQRNQWKVERAPLATDIYWNHLGSSKFSLKLRRVFVNTCLLLMLLFCSSPLAVITAIKSAGRIINAEAMDSAQMWLAWVQSSSWLASIIFQFLPNVLIFVSMYVIIPSALSYLSKLERHLTVSREQRAALIKMVCFFLVNLIFLRALVESSLEGAILRMGRCYLDGEDCKKIEQYMSASFLSKSCLSSLAFLITCTFLGISFDLLAPIPWIKRKLQKFWKNDMLQLVPEQSEDYVLENQDLERPLMREGAFDTTFAGNGVPPAANLSEIDLPGEILSEYPISRTSPVPRQTFDFAQYYAFNLTIFALTLMYSSFSPLVVPVGAFYFGYRYVVDKYNFLFVYRVRGFPAGNDGRLMDTVLCIMRFCIDLFLLSTLLFFSVKGDSTKLQAILTLGLLVIYKLLPSDDDSVQPALLQGIQTIDNIVDGPIDYEVFSQPKFEWDTV; from the coding sequence ATGAGGGATTCAAGCCCTAAATTGTTCAATTCGATAAACCCACGCCAATCATCCCCAATGATGTCCCCTTTACCGTCAATTATCATGAATTTCTCTGCACCGCCGACACCGTCCAGCGACGACGGGGATCTCGAGGCAGCCTGGTACGGAAACATACAGTACCTGCTCAACATATCCGCAATCGGCGCCCTCACATGCGTCCTCGTCTTTCTCTTCGTCAAGCTCCGCTCCGATCACCGCCGCATGCCAGGGCCGGCCGCCATCGCTTCCAAGCTCCTCGCCGTGTGGCACGCCTCCAGCCGCGAGATCGCCCGCCACTGCGGCGCCGACGCCGCCCAGTTCCTCCTCATCGAGGGAGGAAGCTGCGCCGTCCTTCTGCCTATTGCGGTTCTCTCTTTGTCTGTCATACTTCCGCTCAATCTCTACGGCGGCGGCGCTCCGATGGATGACCAGTTTTCCAAGACTACCGTTAATCACATCACAAAAGGTTCGCCTTTACTTTGGGTCCACTTTTTGTTTGTTGTCATCGTTGTTGTTTTGGCGCATTTCGGTATAAATGCAATTGAAGAGCGGTTGAGAATTACTAGGTTTAGAGATGGTTATGGAAACCCCAGTGATCCCGGTGCGAGTTCAACTGCTATTTTTACTGTAATGGTACATGGAGTGCCGAAAACTTTAGGGTTTGATAAGACTCCTTTATTGGAGTATTTCCAGCATAAGTATCCAGGAAAAGTGTATCGGGTGATTGTACCGATGGATTTGTGTGCTTTGGATGATTTAGCTACGGAGTTGGTTAAAGTTAGGGATGAGATTTCCAAATTGGTGGCAAGGATTGAATCTCGGGTCTCAACGGTTGAATTTGAAGACAGTGAAGATGGATATTCTTCAGGGGGACTGTGGAACGGGGCAAGGTGGTTGCGGAGAAGAGTTAGGGTTTGCTGGGATCAGGTTCTTGGTGAATTGGGCTTTACTGATGAAGATAAGTTACGAAAATTGCAGGAGCTGAGAGCTGATTTGGAGACTGAAATGGCTGCATACAAGGAATGCCGAGCGAAGGGGGCCGGAGTGGCTTTTGTGGTATTTAAGGATGTGTATACTGCCAATAAGGCTGTTCAGGATCTCCGCTATGAGAAGAAGAGGCAGATCGGCAAGTTCTTCTCTGTCATGGAGTTGCACCTGCAGAGGAACCAATGGAAAGTGGAGCGTGCTCCACTGGCGACTGATATATACTGGAACCATTTGGGCTCCTCAAAGTTTTCACTGAAACTTCGGAGAGTGTTTGTGAACACGTGCCTACTGTTGATGCTTTTGTTTTGCAGTTCTCCTCTGGCTGTGATTACTGCCATCAAGAGTGCTGGGCGCATTATCAATGCTGAAGCAATGGATAGCGCTCAAATGTGGTTGGCCTGGGTGCAGAGCTCAAGCTGGCTTGCAAGTATAATCTTCCAGTTCCTTCCcaatgttcttatttttgtgagTATGTATGTGATAATACCATCAGCTTTGTCTTATCTCTCAAAGCTTGAACGGCACCTTACTGTATCAAGGGAGCAAAGAGCAGCACTTATAAAGATGGTTTGCTTCTTCCTAGTGAATCTCATTTTTCTGAGGGCACTGGTTGAATCCTCGCTAGAGGGTGCAATCTTAAGAATGGGTCGCTGTTACTTGGATGGAGAAGATTGCAAAAAGATTGAACAGTACATGAGTGCGTCATTCTTGTCAAAATCATGCCTCTCATCTCTTGCATTTCTAATAACATGTACTTTCTTGGGAATATCTTTTGATCTTTTGGCTCCTATACCTTGGATAAAAAGGAAGCTTCAGAAGTTCTGGAAAAATGACATGCTCCAGCTAGTACCAGAACAAAGTGAGGATTATGTATTAGAAAATCAAGATCTAGAGAGACCACTTATGCGTGAAGGAGCATTCGACACTACGTTTGCCGGCAATGGTGTACCACCTGCTGCGAATCTCAGCGAGATAGATTTACCCGGAGAAATTCTTTCTGAATATCCAATCAGCAGAACCTCACCAGTGCCAAGGCAAACATTTGATTTTGCACAGTATTATGCATTCAATCTGACAATATTTGCCCTGACCCTGATGTATTCTTCCTTTTCGCCTCTTGTGGTTCCTGTTGGTGCATTTTATTTTGGGTATAGATACGTGGTTGACAAGTACAACTTTCTATTTGTATATCGGGTGCGAGGTTTTCCTGCTGGCAATGATGGGAGGTTGATGGATACAGTGTTGTGTATCATGCGGTTCTGCATCGACCTGTTTCTTCTTTCGACGCTCTTGTTCTTTTCAGTTAAAGGAGATTCCACTAAGCTGCAAGCGATATTGACGCTTGGGTTGTTGGTGATATATAAACTGCTGCCGTCTGATGATGATAGCGTTCAACCAGCTCTGTTGCAAGGCATTCAGACTATTGACAATATTGTAGATGGACCAATAGATTATGAGGTTTTCTCACAACCCAAATTTGAATGGGATACCGTTTGA